The DNA region CCGCAGCGTGTAGGCACTCGGGTAGAGAACCAGCGTTTCGTCGACTCCCACCACGCGGGTGATCTCTGGGTGCCGGCCAAGGTACAGAACCAGCCCGATGGTGTTGCGCTGCTCCACGGTGAACGACGTGATCACCAGAAGCACTGCGTTGATCGCCAGGAAATAGACGGTGCGCCACCGGCTCTTCTGCCAGATGTAGTGCGCCAGCGGCACGAGGCAGATGAGGAAGACCGGGACGATCGGCACCATGAAACGGTCTTCCTTGTGCGGCACCGCCGAATGGGCGACGAGGAAGACGGCAAAGAAGAGGAGCGCCGGAAGAAGCGGGCGATACTCCTCGCGCCAGCGAAGTCCCCGGTAACGAAGCCAGAACGCCGGCGGGATGGTGATCGCGAGAAAGAGGGTGACGAACGAATAGAACGGATGCACGCCGTACGACGACGAGTAGTGGACGTTGTAGTCGACGTAGGCGCGGAGCGAGGCGTAGAACGAGCCGCGGAGCCAGAGGTCGATCAGCCCGGGGATCATGAACGCCACGGCGCTGCTCGCCAGAAGCACCCAGCTGTCGCGCCATTGCCGCCGCAGCACGAAGACCGCGACGATCGCGGCGTAGCAGACGCCGACCTGGAAGCGGAAGGTTGCGGCAACCATCAGCGCGAAGACCGACAGCGCCAGCGACGACCGCCGTCCCCGGAGCCAGTAGTCGGTCGTGAACCAGGCGCTCGCGGCGACGAACGGCGCGGCGAGCGACTCGATCAGCGTACGCGAGAAGAAATACGGCGCCAGCCAGAAGAAGGAGATCAGACAGAGCGCCACGATCTCCTTGTTGCCGTCGCGCTCGTCGCGGAAATGGCGGCGCGCGACGGTGGAGAGCACAGCGAACGAGAAGATGGCGAGGACGATCAGGACGAAGCGGTATTGCGCGACCGGGTCGGTGAGGCCGAGGTGGAGCGCCGTTCGCGAGAGTGTGAGGAGGACGAGCGAAGGAACCGGCGAGCGGATCCCGGCTCCGGCGATGATTTGCGTGGCGCTCTGGAATTGCGCCGGAATGATTTGCGCCACGATTTCGTGATAGTCGTCGAGCGCCACGATGCCGATATTGACGCAGGCGGTGGAGACGTAGAGGACGAGTCCGCCGATCGACAGGAGGAGGATCAGGAATCGGCGGCGGTCGGCAGGCATCGAACGGGAAAGGTACCTGCGGAGATTACCCTTGCTGTTGCGGTGAATAACTGCCATAATCTCCGCAGGAGGTGCGGAGAATGGCCTATATCCATCAACAAGAGCGGTGGCCGGAATTCAGCTGGAGGGGCGATCTCCTCGCCCATCCGCTGGCGCAGGTGCGCCACAAGCAGGGGCGCCTCTTCGGCCGGATGGAAGCGCTGGGGTTCACTCTCCGCGGCGAGGCGGAACTCGCGACCCTGACCCAGGATGTCGTCAAGTCGAGCGAGATCGAAGGCGAAATACTCGATCAGGAGCAGGTCCGCTCGTCGATTGCCCGCCGTCTCGGCATCGATGCCGGGACGCTCACCCCTGCCGACCGCCAGGTGGAAGGGGTGGTCGAAATGATGCTCGACGCGACCCAGCATTACGACGAGCCGCTCACTGCGGAGCGCCTGTTCGCCTGGCACTCGGCGCTATTTCCCACTGCCCGGAGCGGGATGCGAAATATCCGGGCCGGAAAGTGGCGCGATGATCACGACGGCCCGATGCAGGTCGTCTCGGGTCCGATGGGCCGCGAACGGGTTCACTTCGAAGCCCCGCCTGCCGAACAACTCGAGTCGGCAATGTCGAAATTCCTGGAATGGTTCAACGGCGACGGGGAGATCGATCCGGTCCTGAAAGCGGCGCTCGCCCATTTCTGGTTCGTGACGGTGCATCCGTTCGATGACGGCAATGGAAGAATTGCGCGCGCGATTACCGACATGGCGCTGGCACGATCGGAGCGGAGCCCGCGGCGATTCTATAGCATGTCGGCGCAGATCGGGCTGGAGCGCGCGAGCTATTACCGCGTACTCGAATCGACGCAGAAGGGAGATCTGGACGTCACCGAGTGGATGCTCTGGTTCCTGGGATGTCTCGACCGTGCCATCGACGGCGCCGAGATCACGCTGGCGAGGGTGCTGGGCGCGGCGCGGTTCTGGGAACGG from Gemmatimonadales bacterium includes:
- a CDS encoding Fic family protein is translated as MAYIHQQERWPEFSWRGDLLAHPLAQVRHKQGRLFGRMEALGFTLRGEAELATLTQDVVKSSEIEGEILDQEQVRSSIARRLGIDAGTLTPADRQVEGVVEMMLDATQHYDEPLTAERLFAWHSALFPTARSGMRNIRAGKWRDDHDGPMQVVSGPMGRERVHFEAPPAEQLESAMSKFLEWFNGDGEIDPVLKAALAHFWFVTVHPFDDGNGRIARAITDMALARSERSPRRFYSMSAQIGLERASYYRVLESTQKGDLDVTEWMLWFLGCLDRAIDGAEITLARVLGAARFWERVERHTLNARQVAVLDRLLMGLEGKLTTSKWGKLTQTSPDTALRDIRELIDRGILARDSSGGRSTSYSLVVGSPD